A region of Lycium barbarum isolate Lr01 chromosome 3, ASM1917538v2, whole genome shotgun sequence DNA encodes the following proteins:
- the LOC132630196 gene encoding uncharacterized protein LOC132630196 — protein MESYRRRLGLETAICNVSSKIWAFVDEEYEVTVLMDTVQQLTLKLFNWDVDMELVVTLVYAKCDRIERIELWDSLYNLASDMTIPWLVGGDFNVITDEEEKYGGLPVSLNEVEDFRHCIQSCNLTDLGYKGSVFTWWNGRGEDDCVFKRLDRCLGNFELQQLFPGLEINHLIKCGSDHSPLLLECKQEVQQFKKHFKFLNFWTKHDTFIDVVKENWETDVVANSFWTFNVKLKKMKQVLSQWSRSTYGDIFQQITNLEEVIKAHEALFESNPSYANREKLMKVQAELTRVLHLEEEFWKQKAGMSWFQDGDKNSKFFHAYVKGRRKMLQLKRIQNSQGQWLDNEEEIAEEAIGFFQAQFHETVIPTQFDILKHVPSMITNEQNEELVAVPTKEEVKHAVFGLNSTSAGGLDGIS, from the coding sequence ATGGAAAGTTACAGAAGAAGGTTGGGGCTAGAGACTGCTATTTGCAATGTTTCTAGCAAAATTTGGGCCTTTGTTGATGAAGAGTATGAAGTAACAGTCTTGATGGACACAGTCCAGCAGCTTACACTGAAATTATTCAACTGGGATGTAGATATGGAATTGGTTGTCACCTTGGTTTATGCTAAGTGTGATAGGATAGAAAGAATTGAACTATGGGATTCTCTGTATAATCTTGCTTCTGATATGACAATTCCATGGTTAGTGGGGGGTGACTTTAATGTCATCACTGATGAAGAGGAGAAGTATGGAGGTTTACCTGTGTCTCTGaatgaagttgaagattttagGCACTGTATTCAATCATGTAATCTAACTGATTTGGGATACAAGGGAAGTGTTTTTACCTGGTGGAATGGGAGAGGGGAAGATGATTGTGTATTCAAGAGACTGGATAGGTGTTTGGGTAACTTTGAGTTACAGCAGTTGTTTCCAGGCTTGGAAATTAATCATTTGATTAAATGTGGTTCAGATCACTCTCCTTTGCTGCTGGAATGCAAACAAGAGGTCCAACAATTCAAGAAACATTTCAAATTCTTAAATTTTTGGACTAAGCATGATACTTTTATTGATGTTGTGAAAGAAAATTGGGAGACGGATGTGGTTGCTAATTCATTCTGGACATTTAATGTGAAGCTGAAGAAAATGAAACAGGTCTTATCCCAATGGAGCAGGTCCACTTATGGTGATATTTTTCAGCAGATCACGAACCTTGAGGAAGTGATTAAAGCTCATGAAGCACTCTTTGAATCAAATCCATCTTATGCTAACAGGGAGAAACTGATGAAAGTGCAAGCGGAACTTACTAGAGTATTGCATTTGGAGGAGGAATTTTGGAAGCAAAAAGCTGGAATGTCTTGGTTTCAAGATGGTGACAAGAATTCCAAATTCTTCCATGCTTATGTGAAGGGCAGAAGAAAAATGCTGCAATTGAAAAGAATACAGAACTCGCAAGGGCAATGGCTTGACAATGAGGAAGAGATTGCAGAGGAGGCTATTGGGTTTTTTCAGGCACAATTTCATGAAACTGTGATTCCCACACAGTTTGATATCCTGAAACATGTTCCTTCCATGATTACTAATGAGCAGAATGAAGAACTAGTTGCAGTTCCTACGAAAGAAGAGGTGAAACATGCTGTTTTTGGTTTAAACAGTACAAGTGCAGGCGGTCTTGATGGGATATCCTAG